ATGTCAACCTGTTAAATACCCAGTTAATTCCCTGGTGGACTTCTGAACCTGTCCTGAATGTTCTTAAAAAACATCAAAAGTATCTGATCATCAATTTAGCAAATGAATTGGGTGTTTATCGCTGGGCTAATAATTCTACTAGTGCATTAAATACTTTCAAGAATGCCTACAAAACTGCTATTACAAAAATACGCCAGTATTTACATTTACCGATTATGATTGACGCGCCCGATTGCGGTCAATCTATTGAAGTGTTTACGAAAATTGGTCAGGAGTTAATTGATTACGATCCTAACCGCAATCTTTTATTTAGCAGTCACGCTTATTGGGCTGGCTATGACGGGATACCGCATCTCAAAACGGCTATCGATGCTAATCTGCCTATTGTTTTTGGTGAAATTGCTAACAAGCAAGATGAAGAAATTGAGGGAAAAACTCAATGCTGTTATTACGATCTTGATGGTAGCGATCAAAATCATGCACCCGAAAATGGTTTTACCTATCAAGCATTTTTGCGGCTGTTAAAAGAGCAGGAAATTGGCTGGTTGGCTTGGTGTTGGTGGAAGGACTATTGCACAGAACGCCAGATGTCCCAAAATGGCAATTTTTCTAGTCTTACATCCTACGGAAATGATATTGTGAACAATTCTGTTTATGGGTTGAAGGTGACAGCTCAAAGAGCAAAATTTTAGTGATAGTTATAACGAATTATTGCAAAAAGATAAAATAGTAAGTGATTAGACTGATAGAACAGTGTTAAGCCGTTTACCCCGCTTATCACCCAAAAGCAATGGATCAACTAGTTAATCAAGTTTTGCGCGATCGCTATCGCATTCAATCCCTGCTTGGTCGCCAGACTGGTAGGAGAACTTTTCTCGCAAACGATTTACAAACAGGATCGTCTGTTGTAGTCAAGTTGCTGTTGTTTAGTCCTGACTTTAATTGGGATGATTTGAAACTTTTTGAACGTGAGGTAGAAGTCCTACAATCTCTAGATCATCCAGCGATTCCTAAATATATTGATCGCTTCGAGGTTGAGACTGAATTAGGCAAAGGCTTTGCTTTGGTTCAAAGTTATATTGAAGCTAGATCATTACAAAATTGGATAGAGTCTGGTCGTACCTTTAGTGAGTCAGAAATAAAAGCGATCGCTAAGCAATTACTAGAAATTTTAGATTATCTCCATAGTCGCCAACCTCCTGTCGTGCATCGAGATATTAAACCAAGTAACATTTTGTTAGGCGATCGCACTGGTAATAGTCCTGGACAGATTTACCTAATTGATTTTGGTAGTGTGCAAACTGTAGTGCATAGTGGTACAAGGACGGTTGTTGGTACTTATGGCTACATGCCTCCTGAACAATTCGGTGGACGCACAGTACCCGCTTCAGACCTTTATGCTTTGGGGACAACGCTGATTTATCTGGTGACGGGACAGCACCCCGATGAATTGCCACAACGGGAGATGCGAGTACTGTTTGAAGATAGAGTCAATCTCAGCCCGAATCTCGTTGATTGGCTAAAATGGCTTACAGAACCCAGTCTAGATTTACGGTTGAAATCTGCAAAGCAGGCGTTAGAAGCTTTAGAAAAATCAAATTTACGAACAAGTTCCTTAGCAATTGCGAAAAAACCTGTTGGTAGCAAAGTTAAGCTTACTAACACCAGACAAATGTTAGAGATTCTGATTCCACCACGAGGGTTTCATCTGGGATTAATCCCGATAATTGGATTTGCGATCGCATGGAACTCTTTTCTGGTGAAGTGGTACAGCATCGCTTTCAGTAGCTGGAGTAGTGGCGGATGGTTCGCAGCCCTATTTGCAATCGGTCACTTGGGTGTAGGCTTTTACTTGATTTGGACTATTCTCTATACTTTATTCGGACAAGTCAAACTTCGGATTACTGGGCAGCAAATCTCTCTGACTCGTGAACTCCTGGGAGTAAAATGTCCACCAGCTCTTAGTGCGGCTCGACAAGATATTGTGAAAGTTGAACTGACTCGTCTTTCATACAACAGAGATCCCGAAGGGGGTAATGTGAAAGTTCCTCCTCAAATTAACATTTGGGCAGGGATAAAGAAATTTGAACTTGTTAGTGGCGATCGTCTAACTATCCCAGAACTTGACTGGTTAGCACACAATTTGAGCAGTTGGCTAAATTTGCCCATTACCAGGGACTAGTCTCTGAAGAAACACTTTGTATAAATCGTTAATCCAAAATTGGTATCAGCTATCATCGCGGCAAATTTGCTAAGATTTTCTCAACTCGCCGAAGAGGACAGACCCCTCTGAGAGGTTTGCCTGAAAAGGAGATCCTTTGTAGGATGGGCATTAGTAGGGCAAAACGTAACTGTGACGATACCGCAGCAATTAAGAGCCACATTCTTGTAAAGTGCAAAGAAAGTGGAAGCTGGATGGCACCGCCGTTGATATGGTTCCAGCATCGTTAATAGTTTGGAAACCATTACATATGAAAAGTGCCTCACGAATGCTTATTGCTTCTCTGCATTCGTTGCCAACAGAAGAAGTTATGATTTGTGGCTGGGTATATCGTCTGCGAGAACTGGCTCGGACAACATTTATCATTGTTAGAGACTGTAGTGGAGAAGTCCAATGCGTTGCTTCTTCAACTGCAATTCAAGCAGTTTCACTCAAGTTAGATGAGCCAGTAGAAATTAAAGGTAAAGTAAGACCAGACACCAGAGCAAAGGCTGGGTTTGAGGTAGAAGTTTTTGAAATATCTGTTCTCAACCGAGTTACTCAAATTCTTCCCTTCAATTCTTCTTCAAATATTGCCGAAATTGGAATTGACACTATTTTAAATCACCGTCCTCTATCACTCCGCAATCAGAGCATTGGTGACATCTTTAAAATACAGGCAGCGATTCTGGATTATTTTCGCTTTTTCTTAAAAGAAAGATATTTTACCGAAATATTTACATCTAAAATCGTTTCTAGTGGAACAGAAGGGGGAACAAATTTATTTGAAATCAAATACTTTGAACGCTGCGCTTATCTTGCTCAAAGTCCACAATTCTATAAAGAATATGGAGTAGCAGGGCTAGAGCGGGTTTTTGAGACAGGTCACGTGTATCGTGCTGAACCACATGCTAGCAGCCGTCATCTAACAGAATACTACTCTTTAGATTTGGAAATGGGGTTTATTGATAGTCCACAAGAGTTGATTCAATTAGAGCGAGAGCTGCTTAACTTTATTTTTGAACGACTTAACCAAGATTATGGAGAGATACTCAAGAGGTATCGAGAAAAACTACTTCCTCAGATGCTGAACGTGCCAGTGTGGGAATTTGACGAATGTCTAAGGCTGTTAAATCAACACTTCGGTCGTAGTGACCTCGTAGATGATCTCGACCCTGAAGCAGAACGCCAGCTTTGTCAACTGGCTGAATCAGAAACTGGAATACCTGCCTTGTTTGTCATTGGTTTCCCATTGATAGGGCGACCGTTCTATACGCACCCACGAGGTAACGGTGGTGCAGCGCAAAGCTTTGACCTGCTGTTTGAAGGAATCGAGCTTACAACGGGTGGACAACGACTCCATAAACGAGAAGATTTAGAGCAAGCACTTAGAAATCGTAGTATTGATCCTGTGTCTTTTGAAACTCATTTGCGGATGTTTGAATTGGGAATGCCAACTCATGGAGGACTGGCGATTGGACTAGAAAGGCTGACAGCAAGAATTCTACATCTTGCCAACGTCAGACAGGCAACACTTTATCCACGAGATAGGTATCGTATAGCACCATAGGTTTAGCGATCGCTACTGCCAAGTCGAAACATCTCGCAGTGCTTCTGGAATTTCCTCACCTGCGGGAAACTCCAGTACAGTTTCTCGAAAACCTAAATAACCAGACTCGGTAAAAGACAACAGCATCCGTCTGAGTGCGAACCACACCTCTGGTTCATATTCCCAATCACCATATCTGGAAGCTTTACCTGCAATTGAACGCAGCGCCCAAAAATAGCTATTCCTCACCACAGAACCACCTTTTTTATACTCTGGTACGTCTTCGTGATGCAGGAACAGTACATCGTTTTCAATTTTGGCTCTCATGGGGAGGTGCGGGGTAGGGAGGTGGGGAGGTGCGGGGTAGGGGGAGTGTGGGGAGTGTGTAGACACGCAAGTGGCTTCCCGTAGGGTGGAGTAAGTATTAAACAACTAAATAACTACTAACCACTAACTACTAACTACTATTGTACAGACGCGATGTTCCTCGCGTCTGTACCTACTAACTACCAACCAACAACCACTAACTAATTCGATGTTAAACCAATCCGAAAAGTAAACCCAGGGCTGTAGGTACGATTGACTCGTTCGTATTGTTCACCCAGTAAGTTTTCTAGATAAACCCTAATTCCTAAAGTTCTTGTTAAAGGGATGCGAGCGCTAAAATCTAAATTAAAGAATGGTGGGACAAAATCTGTAGTTTTATCTCCTGGGTTGGTAAAGAAGGCGCGACGCGCGCCACTATTATAAGTAGCATACAAATTAGCCTGCCATCCTCCACTTTGATAACCAATACCAGCTTGAGCTACAGAATAGGGGATCATGCCTAACTGCAAGCCTTTTTCTACTCCTGTTTTAATTTGGGCATCCGTATAAGTATAGTTAACAAAAGTAGACCAACTAGAAGCAATTTGCCACTTTAACGCTGCTTCAAAACCGTTAGTATCGACAAGCCCAATATTTTCCCATCTTCCTTGAATAATTCCCAGGCGATTGTCTAAACTACTGCCAAAGTAAGTAAATTGTCCTGTCAAATTCTCTGAGAAATTTACATCTACTCCCGCAGTCCAAGATGAACCTGTTTCTGGTTCCAAGTCTGGATTTGGCAACCAACCATGAACCGTATCATAAACATACAGTTGATCTAAACCAGGATTACGCTGTCCTCCTGCCCAACTTCCGCGCACAGCAAAGTTTGGTGTCACACCATAACGAAATCCCACGCTAGGATTGAGATAATTACCAAACTTACTATCAAAGCTTTGTCTCAATCCTAAATCTAGTTCCAAGTTTTTAGTGATGTTCCAAGTATTGAGAACAAATAAAGCTGTGTTTAATAGATTCTCGTTTTCAGTTTCATTTAAAGCAACTCGATCAGGACGTGTACTTTCAGTCTTACCATCTAAGTTATTATTGTGAAACTCTAAACCCCATCGCAATCTATTACCTGGACTAGTTCGCCAATCGTGATCTAATCTAGCTGTAAATAATTGAGTATCTAAAACACCAGTGCGGTAATATTCTCTACCTTGAAAAGAAGTCGGCCCATAAGTACTAAAGTAATCCTGGTTATAACCCAATGTAGTTGTTAGAATGGAATTCTCGCCATTACCTAGTAGGGTTTTCCAAGATAAACCAAGATTAAGTCCATCGTGGTCTAGTCGGTCTTTTTGAAGTGGGAAACCAAAATATACTAAACCGCGACGACTGCTAAGTTTTGTCGCGTCGAAACTGAGAGTATTTCTGTCATTTAAATCGAAAATTAAGCTACCAAAATAGCTACTGATAGCAGTATCTGCATTAGTTAAATAACCATCGGCATTGCGATTTGCTGCACCTTCTGGTACTTTATAGCGATTATCGATGAAACTTCTTTCAAAGCTGAAATTATATTTAACAGAACCAAAGGAGCCATTATAACTTGTTTGTTGATTATTAAAATTCAATGAGCCGAATTCTACAGCAGCATTAAATTGAGGAGTGAAGCCGCCTTCTTTTGTAATAATATTAACTACTCCACCAAAACCAGATGAACCATACAGGGTTGTGACTGCACCACTTGATAATTCAATTTTTTCAATTGATTCTACAGGAATACTATTTAAATCAGTGGCTCCATGATATGTGTTGATATTAGTATTAATCGGTCTGCCATTAATCAGGAATACTGACTGATTAATTGAATGTCCCCGATAGTATGTACCTGTGTGGATATCTGCTCCATAACCGACATCATTAATGGCGAAACCTGGCATTCTTTTGAGAACATCAGCTACACTTGTAGAG
Above is a genomic segment from Fischerella sp. JS2 containing:
- the aspS gene encoding aspartate--tRNA(Asn) ligase yields the protein MQRKWKLDGTAVDMVPASLIVWKPLHMKSASRMLIASLHSLPTEEVMICGWVYRLRELARTTFIIVRDCSGEVQCVASSTAIQAVSLKLDEPVEIKGKVRPDTRAKAGFEVEVFEISVLNRVTQILPFNSSSNIAEIGIDTILNHRPLSLRNQSIGDIFKIQAAILDYFRFFLKERYFTEIFTSKIVSSGTEGGTNLFEIKYFERCAYLAQSPQFYKEYGVAGLERVFETGHVYRAEPHASSRHLTEYYSLDLEMGFIDSPQELIQLERELLNFIFERLNQDYGEILKRYREKLLPQMLNVPVWEFDECLRLLNQHFGRSDLVDDLDPEAERQLCQLAESETGIPALFVIGFPLIGRPFYTHPRGNGGAAQSFDLLFEGIELTTGGQRLHKREDLEQALRNRSIDPVSFETHLRMFELGMPTHGGLAIGLERLTARILHLANVRQATLYPRDRYRIAP
- a CDS encoding serine/threonine-protein kinase, with product MDQLVNQVLRDRYRIQSLLGRQTGRRTFLANDLQTGSSVVVKLLLFSPDFNWDDLKLFEREVEVLQSLDHPAIPKYIDRFEVETELGKGFALVQSYIEARSLQNWIESGRTFSESEIKAIAKQLLEILDYLHSRQPPVVHRDIKPSNILLGDRTGNSPGQIYLIDFGSVQTVVHSGTRTVVGTYGYMPPEQFGGRTVPASDLYALGTTLIYLVTGQHPDELPQREMRVLFEDRVNLSPNLVDWLKWLTEPSLDLRLKSAKQALEALEKSNLRTSSLAIAKKPVGSKVKLTNTRQMLEILIPPRGFHLGLIPIIGFAIAWNSFLVKWYSIAFSSWSSGGWFAALFAIGHLGVGFYLIWTILYTLFGQVKLRITGQQISLTRELLGVKCPPALSAARQDIVKVELTRLSYNRDPEGGNVKVPPQINIWAGIKKFELVSGDRLTIPELDWLAHNLSSWLNLPITRD
- a CDS encoding TonB-dependent receptor plug domain-containing protein; translated protein: MNVSTTSDIKVKKCFFLLPGTIINLLIAYPALADDTKYNQQLIDKSLQTNSEIPTLSEIELTATNAELLTQLSTTSTEAIAQVETEPSTTDETTNEADIELEAIGEIYTLPQSTPTYVIEQEEIQKQGSTSVADVLKRMPGFAINDVGYGADIHTGTYYRGHSINQSVFLINGRPINTNINTYHGATDLNSIPVESIEKIELSSGAVTTLYGSSGFGGVVNIITKEGGFTPQFNAAVEFGSLNFNNQQTSYNGSFGSVKYNFSFERSFIDNRYKVPEGAANRNADGYLTNADTAISSYFGSLIFDLNDRNTLSFDATKLSSRRGLVYFGFPLQKDRLDHDGLNLGLSWKTLLGNGENSILTTTLGYNQDYFSTYGPTSFQGREYYRTGVLDTQLFTARLDHDWRTSPGNRLRWGLEFHNNNLDGKTESTRPDRVALNETENENLLNTALFVLNTWNITKNLELDLGLRQSFDSKFGNYLNPSVGFRYGVTPNFAVRGSWAGGQRNPGLDQLYVYDTVHGWLPNPDLEPETGSSWTAGVDVNFSENLTGQFTYFGSSLDNRLGIIQGRWENIGLVDTNGFEAALKWQIASSWSTFVNYTYTDAQIKTGVEKGLQLGMIPYSVAQAGIGYQSGGWQANLYATYNSGARRAFFTNPGDKTTDFVPPFFNLDFSARIPLTRTLGIRVYLENLLGEQYERVNRTYSPGFTFRIGLTSN
- a CDS encoding cellulase family glycosylhydrolase, with product MDRRKFLAWAGIGCFANLSLSVAAAARPSKIKKSDRNPSLYTKGRYLYDSLGNKVILRGINLPLLDDWDFPKTDKLAELEKTGANAVRIQWYKDYGQSDRPAYSIADLDNFLTRCKTSRIIPVLGLWDLTCKGDVNLLNTQLIPWWTSEPVLNVLKKHQKYLIINLANELGVYRWANNSTSALNTFKNAYKTAITKIRQYLHLPIMIDAPDCGQSIEVFTKIGQELIDYDPNRNLLFSSHAYWAGYDGIPHLKTAIDANLPIVFGEIANKQDEEIEGKTQCCYYDLDGSDQNHAPENGFTYQAFLRLLKEQEIGWLAWCWWKDYCTERQMSQNGNFSSLTSYGNDIVNNSVYGLKVTAQRAKF